The Candidatus Minimicrobia sp. QA0096 DNA segment TGTGACCATCAAATAGGCTGTTACCGTTAGTGCTGATGGACATGAGGGTTGTATCATAGACAGCGTGAGTCCCAGCACTTGTCCAAGTTAAACCGTAATCATCAGACCTCTTTACTGCACTAGGGGTTCCATCTATCGCAATCATCTTTCCGCCATCAAGTACGCGCTCGGGACAAATATTACCTTTTTGCGTCCAAGTTTGACCATTGTCAGTAGAAACATAAAGCGGAGGGGTTTTACCGTCATCTCCACACCTAGCCAGAGTGGAACCGTCTGGGCTCATAAATAAATGATTATTACTGGGGTCTATATTATTAGACTTCACCCAATTGTGCCCACCGTCAGTTGACATATAAAAAGATTTTTCTCCACGCCGACCATTCACAATCATCTTAGACCCGTCTGTGTTTACTAGCAATCTATTCGCGAAATCTGGCATCGCAAAACTATTCCAACTTGCACCATTATCTGCGGAGATTAACAATTTCATATCGCCAGTATTAGCATCTTCTCGCAGTATAAAAAGCTTTGATCCGTCTGGACTAATACTCGCTTCTCTAAATTCATCATCTCCTGGTACAGTTACATCCCTCCACGTATACTTAGGCGATTCTTCTGCTCTAACCAAAGGAGATAAGACTGCCAATGCTGATAATGCAAATACAAATACCAAGGACAGTATCCCTCTGTATACTACACGTTTTCTGTTCTTAATTAACATCCGTTCCCCCATTTTTTTATTTTTCTATGCGAAACCATCCTTCCGATTTTAGCATAACCGAATTTCAGGCGTCAACAGAAGGCAGGACAGATTCCAGCCATAACTGTAGTTCTTGCAAAATAAACTGCTGTTCGTCGGTCGCACTAGGCGCTAATCGTTGCAGAGATTTCATAAATTGCGGCATTTGCGCCTGTAAATGCTCAGTGCGCCATTCCTCCCATTGTCGCAACTCATCTTCACTCAGCAAATTAGGGAAACTTCGTGCTTTATAATGCAACAATAGTGGCGACAATCGCTCATCCTGAAAATCCGGATGAAAATCAGCCAACTCGCGCTCGCCAGCATTACGCACAGCTTCAACGCGAACTCGATCGCTATTGTCCAAAAATCCATCGTATAATTGCGCTTCCGGGTCGGTCATTTTCTTAAACTCTGGCTTATTTTCAAATATACTACGCAGCCTTTCGGCAAAATCTGGATGAGAAAGTAAAATATCTTGGTGCTTCTGTACAGTTTCCGCATCCAGAGAAATCTTCTTCCAGCCATCGCCCTGAGTCAACACGCCAAGTGGCGAAACTGCCGGGCAGCGATTATATTGCAATTCCTTAACTGGCAATTTAACGAAATCCTCAGCTTGCCTTTCTTCCCATGTTGCAAATATCTTCGCCGACAATTCCTCAACGCTCAGATCAACAAACGGCGTCGGATCGTAACGCAAATCATAAACAATCACGCCACCATTTCGACTCGTGGTTAGCGGAAAAGCCACAGTCGTTTTGGCTAATTCTTTATCATAACGACCACTCGCATAAACAAAAGGTTTTTTATCATCGACATTCACCAGTTTCTGAACCAATTTCTTATCGCGCATTTTCAGCAAATAGTCGTACATTTGCGGCTGGTTCTGTTTAATCAATTTAGTCACAGCAATCAACGCGGTCACGTCAGCCAGCGCGTCATGGGCATTTTCATGTTCTATACCATTAGCTTTCGTGATGAGCTCCAGGCGGTTGCTCGGCTCACCTTTATCGTCAATTGGCCACTCAATTCCCTCAGGTCGAAGCGCCCTGGTCAAGCGCACCACGTCCAACAAATCCCATCTGGATCGACCGTCTTTCCAAGTCCACTCATATGGATCGTAAAAATTCCGCCAAAACAAATGACGAATAAACTCGTCGTCAAAACGGATATTATTAAATCCAACAGCAATCGTATCAGGCGTAAATATTTCCTCGCTTAACATACGCGCAAATTGAGCCTCAGTATAGCCTTCTTCGACAGTTTTTTGCGGCGTTATACCCGTCACCATCAACGCATCAGGACTCGGCAGCGTATCGTCATTCAACGTCACGAGAATATTGTACGATTCACCAATCGGCT contains these protein-coding regions:
- a CDS encoding WD40/YVTN/BNR-like repeat-containing protein, yielding MLIKNRKRVVYRGILSLVFVFALSALAVLSPLVRAEESPKYTWRDVTVPGDDEFREASISPDGSKLFILREDANTGDMKLLISADNGASWNSFAMPDFANRLLVNTDGSKMIVNGRRGEKSFYMSTDGGHNWVKSNNIDPSNNHLFMSPDGSTLARCGDDGKTPPLYVSTDNGQTWTQKGNICPERVLDGGKMIAIDGTPSAVKRSDDYGLTWTSAGTHAVYDTTLMSISTNGNSLFDGHKISLDGGVSWAPIPTKVPTQKVDDYIMQTGISDDGKRLFVYVRPAVMDASNLPYIVMSVDGGKTWTSRGDNEAGSGSVYSSSSASRMFAMFYDMTTGAPYYRLATLPTPPSVTPGGTGSGASGTVAPSTGSTSATSGQKPGKASGRLAETGTSTWMVGGLAVVAVAAGALVLRKRL
- the sbcB gene encoding exodeoxyribonuclease I translates to MAQTFFFYDLETSGLNPRQDRIMQFAGQRTDMDLQPIGESYNILVTLNDDTLPSPDALMVTGITPQKTVEEGYTEAQFARMLSEEIFTPDTIAVGFNNIRFDDEFIRHLFWRNFYDPYEWTWKDGRSRWDLLDVVRLTRALRPEGIEWPIDDKGEPSNRLELITKANGIEHENAHDALADVTALIAVTKLIKQNQPQMYDYLLKMRDKKLVQKLVNVDDKKPFVYASGRYDKELAKTTVAFPLTTSRNGGVIVYDLRYDPTPFVDLSVEELSAKIFATWEERQAEDFVKLPVKELQYNRCPAVSPLGVLTQGDGWKKISLDAETVQKHQDILLSHPDFAERLRSIFENKPEFKKMTDPEAQLYDGFLDNSDRVRVEAVRNAGERELADFHPDFQDERLSPLLLHYKARSFPNLLSEDELRQWEEWRTEHLQAQMPQFMKSLQRLAPSATDEQQFILQELQLWLESVLPSVDA